The following DNA comes from Ornithinimicrobium avium.
GGGAGACGCCGTCGCGGTAGTTGTACTCCCCGCCGATGGTGAGCAGGCCGCCGGCGATCGTGTTCCACATGCCGAGCAGGATGACGACGGCCAGGACGAGATACATCGCCTTGTCGTTGACCGTCGTCGCGGAGAAGACCGGACCGACGGTGCGCCGCCGGTAGACCAGGATCCCCAGCCCGACGAGCGCGGCCAGGCCCGCCGGGATGCCACCGGCCAGCGCGATGACGTGGTAGGCCTCGTGGCTCAGGCCCAGCCAGTCGGTGAAGCTCTGCGGGATCACCAGGCCCATGAAGTGCCCGGCGGCCACGCCGAGGATGCCGAAGTGGAACAGCGGGCTGCCGATGCGCAGCAGCTTGGTCTCGTAGAGCTGGGAGCTGCGGGTGGTCCAGCCGAACTTGTCGTAGCGGTAGCGCCAGACGTGCCCGACGACGAAGATCGCCAGGCAGATGTACGGGAAGATCACCCAGAGGAAGGTGCTCATCGGGGGGCTCCTACGGGGATGGTGGGGCCGAGCGAGGTATGCCGTTCCGCCTGGGGCGGGGGCTGGGAGGACCCGTCCAGGGCCGGGTCGATCGAGTAGGGCGCGTTGAGGGCGTCGTCCAGGCCCACGGTCTCCAGCGGCGGACCGTCGGCGATGAGCTTGGCCAGCGCCTGCTGGTCGTCGCCGTCGAGGCCGGGCAGGGTGGCCCGCAGCACCTGCACCACGTCGAGCCAGGGCGAGCCGCGGTGGTCCAGCGCCCGGCGCAGCAGCTCGATCCCGACGCGATGGTCGTTGAGCAGCTTCCAGGCCGCCTCCGGCGCCACGGTGGCGCCGAACTCGAGCACCACGCACAGGTGGTCGGGCAGCTCGGCGTCACCGCCCTCGGGGCGGTCGGGCAGCTCGACGCCGTGCTGACGGTAGAGCTGCTTGAACCGCACCAGGGCCGCGCCCCGGTTCCTGGTGTCTCCGTGCAGGAAGTACGTCAGGTGCAGCGCGCACCTGCGGGTCACGTCGAAGGTCTCGACGTAGTCCCGCTGCAGCTCCTGCAGCGGGGTCGAGGCCGCGTGCTCCAGGAACCGCCGCAGCGGCTGCGCCACCGGGGCGGGCAGACCGTTCGCGACCTCGCCCAGCAGCGGCAGCCGCTGGACCAGCGTCTCGTCGGGATAGTCCAGCAGCAGCGAGACCGCCTGCCACGCGTCCGCCTGCTGCCCGGGGGCGAGCGTGGAGCGGGTGCGCCGGTGGCGGCGCCACGGCATCATCGGGAGCCATCTCCCCTCGTGGAGTCCTCCAGGCTGGACCCGTCCATGTGCACCTCGCGGTCGGGGAACATCCCGTCGGGCACGCCCTTGCCGTCCCAGTTGAGCAGGTTGACGCGGCCCCGCTTGGTGCCGCCGGAGAGCAGCTCGTCGGAGGTCTGGCGGCGCTGGAGCATCTTGAAGTTCTCCACCGCCACCGGGGTCGAGCTGCCGCGGCCCGAGCCCTCGCCGAAGGGGCCGGAGATGTCCAGGAGCTCGTCGTCGTAGCCGCTCACCGGGCAGTCGGTGGCGGTCTCCTCCAGGGCGTGCGCCTCCTCGCCGTGGGCGGTGGGGATGACGTAGCGCTCGTCGTACTTGGCGATCGCCAGGAGGCGGTACATCTCATACATCTCCTCCTCGCTCATCCCGACGGCCGCCGGGATCGACTCCTGCGGGTCCCGGCCCAGGTTGATGTCGCGCATGTAGGAGCGCATGGCCGCCAGCCGGCGCAGCACGAAGTCCACCGGCTGGGTGTCGCCGGCGGTGAACAGGTTGGCCAGGTACTCCACCGGGATGCGCAGCGCGTCGATCGCGGCGAACAGGTTGGACTGGTCCTCCGCGTCCGAGCCGGTCTCCTTGATGACGTCGACGACCGGCGACAGCGGCGGGATGTACCAGACCATCGGCATCGTGCGGTACTCCGGGTGCAGGGGCAGCGCGACCTTGTAGTCGCTGATCAGCCGCCAGACCGGCGAGCGCTGGGCCGCCTCGACCCAGTCGCCGGGGATGCCGGCCCGTTCCGCCGCGCGCTGCACCTCGGGGTCGTGCGGGTCCAGGAAGACCGAGCGCTGCGCCTCGTAGAGGTCGTGGTCGTCCTCCACCGAGGCCGCCTCGAGCACCTTGTCGGCGTCGTAGAGCATGAGGCCGATGTAGCGCAGCCGGCCCACGCAGGTCTCCGCGCACACGGTCGGGATGCCGACCTCGATGCGCGGGTAGCAGAAGGTGCACTTCTCGGCCTTGCCGGTCTTGTGGTTGAAGTAGACCTTCTTGTAGGGACAGCCGGTGACGCACATCCGCCAGCCGCGGCACTTGTCCTGGTCGACCAGGACGATGCCGTCCTCCTCGCGCTTGTAGATCGCGCCGGAGGGGCAGGCGGCCGCGCAGCTGGGGTTGAGGCAGTGCTCGCAGATCCTCGGCAGGTAGAACATGAAGGTCTCGTCGAACTCCATCTTCACCTTGTCCTCGATGCCCTTGAGCATCGGGTCCTGCGCCGCGTGCTCCCGGCTGCCGCCGAGGTCGTCGTCCCAGTTGGCCGACCACTCGATGTTGATCTGCTTGCCGGAGATCAGCGAGCGCGGGCGGGCCACCGGGAAGTGCTCCTGCGCCGGGGCGTTGAGCAGCGTCTCGTAGTCGTAGGTCCAGGGCTCGTAGTAGTCCTGGATCGAGGGCAGCTTGGGGTTGGAGAAGATGCTGAGCAGCCTGTTGAGCCGCCCGCCCGAGCGCAGCTTGAGCCGGCCGTTGTCCTGCCGGATCCAGCCGCCCTTCCACTCCTCCTGGTCCTCGTAGGTGCGGGGGTAGCCCAGCCCGGGCCGCGTCTCCACGTTGTTGAACCAGACGTACTCCATGCCGGAGCGGTTCGTCCACGCCTGCTTGCAGGTCACCGAGCAGGTGTGGCACCCGATGCACTTGTCCAGGTTCATCACCATGGCCATCTGTGCCATGACACGCATTCTCTTCTCCTCTGGTATGCGGTGCGTCGGGTGGGTTTCAGTAGGTGACCGGCACGGTGCGCCGGCGGATCGAGGTGACCTCGTCCCGGTTGTTGCCGGTCGGGCCGATGTAGTTGAAGAAGTAGGCCAGCTGGGCGTAGCCGCCGATCAGGTGGCTGGGCTTCATCAGGATCCGGGTGAGGCTGTTGTGGATGCCGCCCCGCTTGTTGTCGGTCTCGGTCAGCGGGACGTCGATGAGCCGGTCCTGGGCGTGGTGCATGTAGACCGTGCCCTCGGGCATCCGGTGGCTGACGATCGCCCGCGCGGCGACGACACCGTTGCGGTTGACCGCCTCGATCCAGTCGTTGTCCCGCACCCCGATCTTCTCCGCGTCCACGTCGGACATCCAGATCGTCTGCCCGCCCCGGGAGAGCGAGAGCATGAACAGGTTGTCCTGGTACTCGCTGTGGATCGACCACTTGTTGTGCGGGGTCAGGTAGCGGACCGAGACGCCCAGCTCGCCCTGGCTGCCGATCGCCGGCTCGTCGAAGAGCTGGGTCATGTCCAGCGGCGGCCGGTAGGTCGGCAGCGACTCGCCCATCCGCTGCATCCAGTCGTGGTCGAGGTAGAAGTGCTGGCGACCGGTCAGGGTGTGGAAGGGCTTGAGCCGCTCGATGTTCTGGGTGAACGGGCTGTAGCGCCGGCCGCCGGACTCGCTGCCGGACCACTCCGGGGAGGTGATGACCGGGACCGGGGCCTGCTGGGTGTCGGCGAAGGTGATGATCTGACCCTCGTGCTCGGCGGCCAGGTCGTGCATCGTGGTGCCGGTGCGCTTCTCGAGGTTCTTGAAGCCCTGGGTCGCCAGCGAGCCGTTGGTGGTGCCGGACAGGTGCAGGATCGCCTCGCAGCAGTGCACGTCGGTGTCGAGCCGCGGCTGCCCGTCGGCGACGCCGCCGTGGACGGTGCCGTTGAGCGCGCGGAGCTTGGCCATCGCCTCCTTGGGGTCGTAGGGGACGCCCTTGGTGACCATCCCGACCTTCTCCAGCAGCGGGCCGATCGAGGTCATCTTCTCGTAGACCTGGGTGTAGTCCCGCTCCACCGCCACCAGCACCGGCATCGTCTTGCCCGGGACCGGCTCGACCTCGCCGGTCTTCCAGTCCTGCACGACGCCGTGCACGCTGGCCATCGCCTCCGGCGTGTCGTGCCACAGCGGCTTGGCGACCACGTCGGTGCGGGTGCCCAGGTGGTCCACGGCCAGCTCGGAGAAGCGCTTGGCGATCGCCTTCCACGCGTCCCAGTCCGTCTTGGTCTGCCACGGCGGGGCGATGGCCGGGTTGAAGGAGTTGACGTAGGGATGCATGTCGGTGGTGTTGAGGTCGTGCTTCTCGTACCACGTCGCGGCCGGCAGCACGATGTCCGAGAGCAGCGTGGAGCTGGTCATCCGGAAGTCGATCGTCATCAGCAGGTCCAGCTTGCCCTCCGGCGCCCGCTCGGCCCAGACCACCTCGCGGGGGCGCTGGTCCTCGCCGGCCTCCTGGGCCCGGACCGCGTTGGTGGTGCCGAGCAGGTGCTTGAGGAAGTACTCGTTGCCCTTGGCCGAGGAGCCGAAGAGGTTGGAGCGCCACAGGGTGAGCACCCGCGGCCAGTTCTCCTCGTGCTCGGGGTCCTCGACCGCGAACCGCAGCGACCCCTCCTTGAGCTGGTTGACCACATACTCCTTGACGTCCACGCCGGCCTCGGCGGCCTGGTCGGCGAGCACGAGGGAGGAGCGGTCGAACTGCGGGTAGCTCGGCGTCCAGCCGAGCCGGACCGACTGCGCCAGCACGTCCATCATCGTGCGGCCCTCGAAGGCACCGGTGCCGGCGCCGACGTCGTCGGTGCTGAACGTGTCGTAGCGGTACTGGCTGGTGTGGACGTACCAGTAGGCGGTCTGGTTCATGTGCCGCGGCGGGCGGACCCAGTCCAGCGCGAAGGCCATCTGCTGGAAGCCCATGAGCGGGCGGACCTTCTCCTGCCCGACGTAGTGCGCCCAGCCGCCGCCGTTGCGGCCCTGGCAGCCGGTGATGGTGGTGAGCATGCACATCGCGCGGTAGATCTGGTCGGAGTGGTACCAGTGGTTGGTGCCGGCGCCCATGAGGATCATGCCGCGGCCCTGGCTGTCGATCGCGCTCTGCGCGAACTCCCGGGCCAGCCGGGCGATCTGGTGGGCCGGCACCGAGGTGAGCTCCGCGGCCCACGCGGGCGTCGCGGGGACCGCAGGGTCCTCGTAGCCGGCGGGCCAGACCCCCGGAAGCCCGTCGCGGGCCACGCCGTAGTGGGCCAGCATGAGGTCGAGCACGGTGGTGACGAGCCGGCCGCCGACCCGACGGACCGGCACGCCGCGGCGCTCGTAGGCCACCTTCGTGCCGAGGTCGAAGCGCGGCAGCTCCAGCTCGACGGACTCGCCGGTGTCGCCGTAGAGCGAGAGGACCGGGTCGATGTCACCCAGGTCCAGGTTCCACCTGCCCTCGCCCTCGGGCCCGTAGCGGTGGCCGATCGAGCCCTGCGGGATCGCGACCTCCTCGGTCGCGGCGTCCAGGACGGCCGGCTTCCACATGGCGTTCTCGGAGGTCGACTCGGGATGGCCCTCGAGGTCGCCGGCGACGAGGAACTTGCCCGGCCGGAACACGCCCTCCGCGCCGTCGACCTCGTCCAGCGTCACCAGGTAGGGCAGGTCGGTGAAGCGCTTGGTGTAGCCCGCGAAGAAGTCGGTCTCGCGGTCGACGAAGAACTCCTTGAGGATGACGTGGCCCATGCCCATCGCGAGAGCGGCGTCGGTGCCGGGCGCCGGGGCGACCCACTCGTCGGCGAACTTGACGTTCTCGGCGTAGTCCGGGGCGATCGCGATGACCTTCTGGCCGCGGTAGCGGGCCTCGATCATCCAGTGCGCGTCGGGGGTGCGGGTCAGCGGGACGTTGGAGCCCCACATGATCAGGTAGGCCGCGTCCCACCAGTCCCCGGACTCGGGCACGTCGGTCTGGTCGCCCCAGATCTGCGGGGAGGCGTTGGGCAGGTCGGCGTACCAGTCGTAGAAGGAGAGCATCGGCGCGCCGATGAGCTCGTTGAACCGCGCGCCGGAGGCGTAGCTCACCTGGGACATCGCCGGGATCGGGGAGAAGGCGCCGATCCGGTCGGGCCCGTAGCGCTTGATCGTGTAGACGTGGGCGGCGGCGATCATCTCGACCGTCTCCTCCCAGGTGGAGCGGACCAGGCCGCCCTTGCCGCGGGCCGCCTTGTAGGTGCGGGACTTCTCCTCGTCCTGCACGATGCTGGCCCAGGCCACGACCGGGTCCTTGAACTGCTGCTTGGCCTCGCGGTACATCTGCAGCAGGGTGCCGCGCACGTAGGGGTAGCGCACCCTGGTCGGGCTGTAGGTGTACCAGGAGAAGGCGGCACCGCGGGGGCAGCCGCGGGGCTCGTACTCGGGCCGGTCGGCGCCGGTGGTCGGGTAGTCGGTCTGCTGGGCCTCCCAGGTGATGATCCCGTCCTTGACGTAGACCTTCCAGGAGCAGGAGCCGGTGCAGTTCACCCCGTGCGTGGAGCGGACCACCTTGTCGTGGCTCCACCGGTCGCGGTAGAAGGAGTCGCCGCTGCGGCCGCCCTTGAGGGTGAGGTCGCGGTGGTCCTGCGAGACGGTGCCGCGGGTGAAGAATCGCCGGGTGCCGACGAGGGCCGAGCTCAGGGGGCCGTCAAAGCCTGCCGGACGCTCCTGGATGTCGGTCATGGGCGTGCACTCCTCTGGTCGTCTTCGGTCAGGTACAGGCGGGCCCGGCAGGTGTCCGGGCCGACGAAGGGTTCGAGGCTGACGCGGGCGTCCGGCTCGCCGACGGCGGTCAGCGCGCCGCGCAGCAGTCCGCGGTGCACGCCGCACACCACGTCCGGGTGCGATCGTGCCAGGTCGATGAAGGGGCACCGGCGCAGCGTGACGTCGACCCCGGTGCCGTCCTCCAGCTCGTGCGTCTGCGGCGTGTAGCCCCAGTCGCCGAGCAGGGCGATGACCTCGGCGACCTTGGCGTCGCGGCCGGTGCCGGGCGCGGCGTCCTCGGCGCCGGTGGCGCCGGTGGCGCTCGTTCCGGTGACGCGGGCCCCCTGGACCGCTGCGCGGACCTGGGCGACCTCCTCGGCGCGTCGCTGCGCCCACAGGGCGCCGGCCTGCTCGGGCGTGAGCCGCTCGGTCTGCTCCGTGGAGAGCGTGGCGGTGAGCAGCCCGGCCAGCACCTCGAACGGGCGGCTGTCCCGGGCCTGCTGGGCGGTCGCGCCCAGCGGGTCCTCGCGCAGCACGTACTTCTTGCTGGGCCGCCCGACGCCGCCGCTGCGCACGAAGTGGGAGTCCAGCACGCCCGCGGCCACCAGCTGGTCGACGTGGAAGCGGATGGTCGTGGTGTGCAGGGCGAGGCGCTCACCGAGCTCGGCGGCGGTCAGCCCCTGGCTGCGCATCTCCTCGCCGAGGGCGGCCAGCACCTCGACCACGCCGCGGCGCACCGGCGAGCCGAGCAGCGTGACGCCCACCGAGGGAACCCGGGGGTCGGTGCTGACGTCCGGCATGTGCGCCTCCTCCTCCTTGCAATCCTCCTATCGTGCCAGAAAACTACCCCTCGCGGGCGAGTTCCCGGCGGAATCCCACGAGGGTGAACAGGCCGCCGGCGATGGCCACCGCCGCCAGCAGCAGCAGCCCGATCGTGTAGCTGCCGTAGGCGCCGTAGATCGCTCCCATGAGCAGCGGCGGGACGAACCCGCCCAGACCGCCGGCCGCTCCGACGACGCCGGTGACGGCGCCGACGCGGGCCGGCTCCACGAGCGCGGCGACGAGGGCGAAGACGGCACCGGCACCGGCACCCAGGCCGGCGGCCATGCCGAGGAAGGCGACCGTGCCGACCGGCTCCAGGGCCACCGGGTAGTGGTTGTCGCCGACGATGACCGTCGTGCCCGCCCCGACGAGGGCGGCGAGAAGGGCGAACAGACCGGTCATCACGAGCAGGCCCGCCAGGACGCGCGTCCTGGAGAAGCGGTCGCACAGCCAGCCGCCGAGCGGCCGGGCGATGACGGAGACCACGACGAAGCCCGCCATCCGCAGGGCGCCGTCACCCTTGGCCATCCCGAAGTTGTTGACCAGGTAGGTGGGCAGGTAGACGCTGAAGGCGACGAAGCCGCCGAAGGCGATCGCGTAGAGGATGGCCAGCTTCAGGGCCACCGGCTGGGCCAGCGTCCGCAGCGCGTTGAGGAGCCAGTTGCCGGTGGCAGCACCGGCGCGACCGGGCGCGGTGCGCAGCAGGAACCAGGCGGCCACGGCATACGCGGCGAGCAGGACGGCCACGACGACGAAGGGGGCCGGCCGACCGAAGGCGTTGGACAGCTGCAGCGTGGTGAAGGCGGCCACCGCGGTGCCACCGGTGCCCATGCCGAAGATGCCGAGGGCCGCGCCGCGCTTCGCCGGCGGGTGCCAGGCGTTGACGAACGGCACGCCGACCGCGAAGGAGGTACCGCCGATCCCCAGGAAGAAGCCGCCGACCAGCAGGGCGGGCAGGTTGTTGCCGAAGAAGCCGAGGAAGAGCACCGGCAGGATGGTCAGCACCGCCACCGCCGGGAACATCACCTTGGCACCCAGCCGGTCGGTGAGGGCGCCTGCCGGGATGCGACCCAGGGAGCCCACGATGACGGGGGTGGCCACGACGAGGGACTGCTGCAGCGAGGTGAGGCCGAGCTCGTCGCGCAGCGTCACCGCCAGCGGGGAGAGCAGCGCCCACGCCCAGAAGCAGATGGCGAACCCGAGGGTCGCCAGGATCAGCATCGTGCGGGCGGTCGCTGCGTCGGGCCCGGCGTCCGCCTGGGCGTTGACGTCGTGGGCGAGCGGTTCGCTCATGGCGTTCTTCTCCGGAAAGGGTGGTGACCGCGGGGCGCGGATGGGACGATGACGGTAAGAGCCTAGTGTACGACGACGTGTAGTGTTGGCCTTTCGAGCACTCCGTTGTTTCGTTTATATTGGGGTGGTCCACCCACCCACGCACCGCCTGCGAAAAGGAACGCCATGACCGACGCCACCACCGGGCACACCTCGCTGCCCATCACCGAGAAGAGCAGCTGTGGCTGCGGCGAGCACGACGCCGACATCCCCTCGCTGGACGCCCGCCAGATCCCGCACGCCATCCGGCACGCGACGATCTTCGGGGCGCTGAACGGCCTGCGGCACGGCCAGCAGATGGACCTCGTGGCCCCGCACGACCCGCTGCCGCTGCTCGGTCAGATCCAGCAGCTGCACGGCGAGGCCGTGACCTGGGACTACGTCGAGCGCGGCCCCGAGGCCTGGACCCTGCGCTTCACGCGCCACGCCTGAGTCGTGTGCACCTACTGCGGCTGCGAGTCGATCGAGGTCATCGGCCGCTTCATGGCCGAGCACACCGACATCATCAACGCCGCAGGAGTGCTGCGCCGCGCCTGCCGGGAGGGTGACCCCGCGCAGGTCGCGGCGGCGGTGCAGGAGGTCGAGACGCTGCTGCACCCGCACACCAGGAACGAGGAGGACGGACTCTTCACGGTGATGCGCCGGCAGGAGGAGTTCGTCGACCACATCGACAGCCTCTGCGGCGAGCACATCACGCTCGACGAGCAGCTCGAGGCGATCAAGCAGGGCGACCACGCGCTGGTGGACACCTTCATCCACGACCTGCGCCACCACGTCGAGCGCGAGGACAACGGGCTCTTCCCCGCCTCGGCCATCGCCCTGGAGGGCCCGGACTGGGCCGAGGTCGAGTCGCTCACCGCGCCCCCGCCGTCATGACCGCGGAGGTCCGGGCCGCCGGGGCGGGCCGGCTCCCCGGGGCGGGCCGTCCGCCGGGGGCCGGCCGCCTCCTGCTGCTGCCCGGCGGGCTCGCCCTGCTCGCCGGCCTGGACGCCGCGCTGACCCTGGCCGGCGTGCCCGCCCCGGCCGGCAGCCCGCGGCTGGCCGTCCTGCACGGACCGCTCATGGTCCTGGGCTTCCTCGGCACCGTCATCGCCCTGGAGCGGGCGGTCGCGCTGCGCCAGGGCTGGGCGCTGCTGTCCCCCGGCGTGCTCGGCGCCGGCGCGCTCGCGCTCGTCGTGCTGCCCGACCCGCTGCTCGGCCGCCTCCTGCTCACCCAGGGGATGCTGCTGCTCGTCGTCGTCTACGCCGCCCTGTGGCGCCGCAACGGCGACCCGCTCATCGGGGTCCAGGCGCTCGGTGCCGTCCTCGCCGCGGCCGCCGCCCTGCTGCTCACCCGGCTCGACGTGGCCTCCGTGGTGCCCCTGCTCGTCGGCTTCATCGTGCTGACCATCGGGGCCGAGCGCGTCGAGCTGGCCCGGCTGGCGATGCCGGCCGACGCGCAGCTGCGCCTCACCGCCTTCGCCGTCGCCCTCACCGCCGCCGCGCTCGCCGCGGTGCTCTGGCCGGTGACCGGCGGGCGGGCCCTGGGCCTGGCGGTCGTCGCGCTCACCCTCTGGCTGGTCCGGCACGACGTGGCCCGCCGGCTGGTCCGCGCCAGCGGCCTGCCCCGGTTCTCCGCCGCCGCCCTGCTCGCCGGCTACGTCTGGCTGGTCGTGGCCGGCGTCGGCCTGGTCGTGCTCGGCTCCCCCGCGACCTCCGCCGCCGGCTACGACGTCGTCGTGCACGCCACCTTCCTCGGCTTCGCGATGTCGATGATCGTGGCGCACGCGCCGGTCATCCTCCCGGCCGTGCTGCGGGTCAGGCTGCCCTACCACCGCTGGATGTGGGTGCCGCTCGTGCTGCTGCACGTGACCCTGCTGGGCCGCGTCCTCACCGTGCTCGCCGAGCAGACCACCGCGTGGCAGGCCGCGCTGGTCGGCAACGTCGTCGCCGTGCTGCTCTTCGCGCTCGTCTCCGTGGTCACCGCGGTCGTCGCCACCCGGCGGAGACCCCGCCGCGCAGGTGCCGCCATCCCGCACCGTTCCCGGGCCGGCGTGCCGGCCATCCCCTCACCCGCGCCCGCCGCGCCCTCACCCACCCCGTCGGAGGACCGTGCCTGACATGCTCGACCGCCCCGCCGCCCGCCCCGCCGAGGGCGGCCGCTCGGCCCGGGGCCGCTGGCCCCTGCGCGACTACCCGTCCCTGGTGTGGATGGCGCTGGCCGTCGTCATGACCCTCGTCCACCCGTTCGTGCCCGGCTCCCGCTGGCTCATGGTCCACGTGGTGCTCCTCGGGGCTCTGACCCACGCGATCATGGTGTGGAGCACGCACTTCACCCAGGCCCTGCTCAAGACCCGGCCGGGGCTGGACGACCGCAGGATCCAGAGCCGGCGCCTCGTCCTCCTCCTCGCCGGGACCGTGCTGACCCTCGTCGGCGTCCCCACCACGCAGTGGTGGCTCACCGTCGTCGGCGCGACCCTGGTCGCCGCCGCCGTCGTCTGGCACGGCGTCCAGCTCGGCCGCCGGCTGCGCGCCGCGCTGCCGGGACGCTTCCGGGTCACCGTGCGCTACTACCTCGCCGCCGTGGTCTGCCTGCCCGTCGGCGTCGCGCTCGGCGCCACCCTCGCGCTGGGCCTGGACGACGCCGCTCAGGGACGCATCCTGCTCGCCCACATCACGGTCAACGTCCTGGGCTGGGTGGGCCTGACGGTCACCGGCACGCTGCTCACCCTGTGGCCCACCATGCTGCGCACCGCGATCGGGCCGCGCGCCGAGAAGCGCGCCGAGCAGGCGCTCCCCGGCCTGGCCGGCGCGATCGGCCTGCTCGTCGTCGGCGCCCTCGCCGACCTGCGGTGGGTCACCGTCGCCGCCCTCGTGCTGTATGCCGTCTCGCTGCTGTGGTGGGCCTCCGCCGTCCTGGCGCCCGTGCGCACCAAGCTCCCCCGCGAGTTCGCGCCCGCCTCGGTCGGGCTCGCCCTGGTGTGGTGGCTCGTCGCCATCTTCGTGGTGCTCGCCCGGCTGCTCACCACGGCGACGTGGGCGGAGTTCGCCGACGGGTTCAGCACCACGAGCGCCGTCCTGGTCGTCGGCTTCGCCGCCCAGCTGCTCTCCGGCGCGCTGTCCTACCTGATGCCGTCGGTGCTCGGCGGGGGCAAGACCGTGGTGCGGGCCGGGGCGCGCTGGTTCGACCGGTGGGCCACCACCCGGCTGGTGACGATCAACCTCGGCCTGCTGCTGGCCCTGCTCCCCGTCCCGAGCATCGTGCGGGTCGTCGTCTCCGTGCTCGTGCTCGCCGCGCTGGCGGCCTTCGTCCCGATCATGCTCGGCGGCATCCTCGCCGCCACCCGCGCCAAGCGCGAGGTCGAGCAGGCCCGCGCCCGCGGGGAGCGGCCCTCCGGCGCCACGCCCACCCCCGGCCTCGCCCACGGCGAGCCGGACCGGCTGCCCTCCATCTGGTCGGTCGGCCAGCTCGTGGCCGCCGTCTCGGCGCTCGTCCTGGCCGTCTCGGTCGGGGTCGCCCTGGACCCGGCGGCCGCGGGCCTGTACGGGACCGGCGGGATCACCGGCCCCTCCACGACCGCAGCGGCCGGTGTCGAGCCCACCGGGCGCACCACGACCGTCAAGGTCGAGGCCGTCGACATGGCCTTCGAGCCCTCGAGCATCGAGGTCCCCGCCGGCGACCGGCTCGTCATCGAGCTGACCAACACCGACGAGACCAACCTGCACGACCTCCAGCTCCTCGGGCAGCGCACCCCGCGGCTGTCCGCCGGGGAGACCGCGACCCTGGACGTCGGCGTGGTCACCGGGTCCGTCCAGGGCTGGTGCACCATCGTGGGGCACCGCCAGATGGGCATGGTCCTGGACGTCGTCGTCACCGGCGGGGGCACCGACGCCGCCGCCGCGACCACCCACCCCGACCACGGGGGTGCC
Coding sequences within:
- a CDS encoding MFS transporter, with protein sequence MSEPLAHDVNAQADAGPDAATARTMLILATLGFAICFWAWALLSPLAVTLRDELGLTSLQQSLVVATPVIVGSLGRIPAGALTDRLGAKVMFPAVAVLTILPVLFLGFFGNNLPALLVGGFFLGIGGTSFAVGVPFVNAWHPPAKRGAALGIFGMGTGGTAVAAFTTLQLSNAFGRPAPFVVVAVLLAAYAVAAWFLLRTAPGRAGAATGNWLLNALRTLAQPVALKLAILYAIAFGGFVAFSVYLPTYLVNNFGMAKGDGALRMAGFVVVSVIARPLGGWLCDRFSRTRVLAGLLVMTGLFALLAALVGAGTTVIVGDNHYPVALEPVGTVAFLGMAAGLGAGAGAVFALVAALVEPARVGAVTGVVGAAGGLGGFVPPLLMGAIYGAYGSYTIGLLLLAAVAIAGGLFTLVGFRRELAREG
- a CDS encoding DUF2249 domain-containing protein, whose product is MTDATTGHTSLPITEKSSCGCGEHDADIPSLDARQIPHAIRHATIFGALNGLRHGQQMDLVAPHDPLPLLGQIQQLHGEAVTWDYVERGPEAWTLRFTRHA
- a CDS encoding hemerythrin domain-containing protein; this translates as MCTYCGCESIEVIGRFMAEHTDIINAAGVLRRACREGDPAQVAAAVQEVETLLHPHTRNEEDGLFTVMRRQEEFVDHIDSLCGEHITLDEQLEAIKQGDHALVDTFIHDLRHHVEREDNGLFPASAIALEGPDWAEVESLTAPPPS
- a CDS encoding multicopper oxidase domain-containing protein; the encoded protein is MLDRPAARPAEGGRSARGRWPLRDYPSLVWMALAVVMTLVHPFVPGSRWLMVHVVLLGALTHAIMVWSTHFTQALLKTRPGLDDRRIQSRRLVLLLAGTVLTLVGVPTTQWWLTVVGATLVAAAVVWHGVQLGRRLRAALPGRFRVTVRYYLAAVVCLPVGVALGATLALGLDDAAQGRILLAHITVNVLGWVGLTVTGTLLTLWPTMLRTAIGPRAEKRAEQALPGLAGAIGLLVVGALADLRWVTVAALVLYAVSLLWWASAVLAPVRTKLPREFAPASVGLALVWWLVAIFVVLARLLTTATWAEFADGFSTTSAVLVVGFAAQLLSGALSYLMPSVLGGGKTVVRAGARWFDRWATTRLVTINLGLLLALLPVPSIVRVVVSVLVLAALAAFVPIMLGGILAATRAKREVEQARARGERPSGATPTPGLAHGEPDRLPSIWSVGQLVAAVSALVLAVSVGVALDPAAAGLYGTGGITGPSTTAAAGVEPTGRTTTVKVEAVDMAFEPSSIEVPAGDRLVIELTNTDETNLHDLQLLGQRTPRLSAGETATLDVGVVTGSVQGWCTIVGHRQMGMVLDVVVTGGGTDAAAATTHPDHGGAGTAGTAGGTAYPAPVRIDPDATVGHPVDPVLPPLTTKSGTVHRLTMTATEEELEVAPGITQVRWTFNGEVPGPTLRGRVGDVFEITLVNDGTMGHSIDFHAGALAPDRPMRTIPPGESLVYRFTAERAGIWMYHCATMPMSSHIAAGMHGAVIIEPEQGLPEVDREYLVVQSETYLQPGTGQDGTPAAAVDVDAILAERPSLVSFNGIANQYDDPDRMFEAKVGERVRFWVLDNGPNRATSFHIVGGQFDTVYAEGAYTLGGPDGPAQGAGAQALGLQPAQGGFVELTFPEAGHYPVVSHIMVDAERGAHGFVHVTD